The following are from one region of the Lytechinus pictus isolate F3 Inbred chromosome 4, Lp3.0, whole genome shotgun sequence genome:
- the LOC129258752 gene encoding sterile alpha motif domain-containing protein 9-like, which translates to MPKKKESYKARKRPKSSAKCRSAHSEDENIKGPSTHPQGTPGNREETFPVMDAATAMTEVRLGGDENQRAKMTHLQNDSAQLVTQPSGVNEVQMDLLDSLPGLTELALWKVSEVISPHRILPLGLRLGLANTKLGNIVGSSMQQEEKTFKMFYVWDRNQEGDQSKFLFRVLTSEEKLDQDQVFDMFFEKQHICQGFFGRDFQDFQLHEIAEELHVDKLIPLSLRLGRTYSRICHVREDSKSHSVNACYTIMMLWRGEQTTQIDQFESLARVMEACQEKKLAYQIRQNHFGVTNENKTLLISEEQHMEGLGEVQLNVSHANKLVREEAQGRLQAVLEAGISETCVVLSPGGEIAEFVKGLKECSLFFKRHSAMVKSLEKTIGRDGMYKLIGFTVDSIHFHVKVYTIKGLRALQMDIQSGRIGHELGKVLLSEKTKQQFTEDIVLDVTSEGGAWNLLSSAVNDLLPSNTSPSTELEPRQELKVDRAPPIDLLSSEKRDVEQATVHYQEEEDSEVQSGSDSLSTPKEGSSRPFHSPSRREMSSDVTLKGRDAETHVETPSAGEAPRRMEDWTEEEVAVWLKTDVHFSDEIVCKFEGVDGYTLVRYTSDELKEDHGLAPGYYRRLLKKRQDYLEKEQMRLETTPKYVSSKIRYGNSRDSTSESVPSPVIVDSSPSPSISSDANEKFQQSEYMQISSSLATCNVSDEGKKQTTISASQTVEPDASFDVGESTQDMEPECSPSITSSPPNAAEVVSPLPQCGYPEVPEDSRLLEITGKKEATIAASQTEDPDTSRYAVESTQGIKPGCSPSVTPSRTSATEVDSTLPLYGHPEVQETLHSSSETAGMEENSNTEKRLTNLLLGSDKGELDSSFYPVLVVNTPSQLMNSAEVGDQFGFMASVNWNAVFDCNADSNKVGLCQYVNQRKTIKILNADKFTETKDVDELREGIDFPEIPVWVFPNGRNDVNVKGMDKLSDIDWMRERSHAVLNTVRFFSDPGVIPPGRAVVVFLLLSYSDIMVMTQLFREFYTSKSFRDLKRFTIIAEDRSVMHRWIQHLESQSIVSSKTMMERCLGGVKWQEINTYMMRLLGSCETGLPVLPMVRRGQCELMKKHQSQWSDITVLAKNECENTSMDESNPNFLDFVQEKESRFYQGHGVDWWNFYLSEDKFNRGKGYNHVLKRQNYTRLHDSVLKILASPGKKVDHISMATVFHEPGAGGTTVAKNLLWDFHQDYRCTVVNRVTNDTVTQIVAFHKYGYEEGQKPGPVVLLFENLESEIMRSFLISLERETRYLEDNGVAFVLIHCKRTSEPQLLLKKEKSKLCVCIEHKLTNREKCWFTEKTKDLEKRKVFSEESTPQLLLAFMVMKKECAPDYLKDVVKAILPRVDSKSNKSLLNAVNLLKYIAVVQLYNPDFAMPVSACDGFMQTRYRITSTGQHRTVGPWEKDREPVLNLLLLEEFIQDIDGCVKGLTVVHPVIAKEIVHQLGEQFQQRPADMILELLEKSTILDTLSYSKGYIQKVCRDLMVRRLKKEYGDDKDTDFAPFIEDVYEEDREKAFKIMEVGIKKFKDPFIAQQKARLHSKREDDSDNAEKAIDIALGIVSNNSYLWDTKGIILRQKMIKYERRGDQEFFNDHEMQELLDVFKESCLAFQKAQKAMEEETRRRNYAGFVGEIFCISKLLEIVEQRVRPFCYRSKGLETLRRYLMTEFIPSELNLPSLREFSDTMKSLSGRIDILLDRFTDYLSQCAQQRFSGSSYRLYDDKLEKIYTTRNQYFAVSEKMHYTVETAYAMRRSEVKMMNADGYQHIFDMASQQKVRKLKNVQALLRQNLGGPSLFDIRNYVFTIFALSVCSNEELNEEDARKSVNILKTMEAEQGSGFYGLFFEMLLNWPDGTPGKRIVPIGMTIKQLEIMWKERYRNREFADSRHNLPRRSKIRQNHSPLKASTEFYLGLESRKSRFVHRKSIGRITYDIWKEDSIKKRLKRLDGVLDSKHFVLYNPDGEEPMKIPLSLPIKGLPSQEPVQFYLGFSFAGPLAYDVVYKDNRETPFIAKESSANYPSYVNELHDIEEGSGSYEF; encoded by the exons ATGCCTAAGAAGAAGGAATCATATAAAGCTAGGAAGAGGCCAAAATCATCCGCAAAGTGCAGATCAGCACACTCAGAAGATGAGAACATTAAAGGACCCAGTACCCATCCCCAAGGGACACCGGGAAACAGAGAAGAAACTTTTCCTGTCATGGATGCAGCCACAG CAATGACCGAAGTGAGACTTGGAGGAGACGAGAATCAAAGGGCCAAGATGACCCATCTCCAAAACGACAGTGCTCAACTTGTTACTCAACCTTCAGGGGTCAATGAAGTGCAAATGGATTTGCTGGACAGCTTGCCAG GACTGACTGAACTTGCGTTGTGGAAAGTAAGTGAGGTCATTTCACCACACCGAATCCTGCCTTTGGGACTGAGACTTGGTCTCGCTAACACAAAATTAGGAAACATTGTTGGTAGTAGTATGCAGCAGGAAGAGAAAACCTTCAAGATGTTCTATGTATGGGACAGGAACCAAGAAGGTGATCAGTCCAAGTTTCTCTTTAGGGTCCTGACATCAGAAGAGAAGCTAGACCAGGACCAGGTCTTTGATATGT tCTTTGAGAAACAGCATATATGTCAAGGGTTCTTTGGCAGAGATTTCCAAGACTTCCAGTTGCATGAGATTGCGGAGGAATTACATGTCGATAAGCTCATCCCTTTGAGTCTCCGACTTGGCCGGACTTATTCAAGGATCTGCCATGTTCGCGAAGACAGCAAGTCTCATTCTGTAAATGCGTGCTACACAATTATGATGCTCTGGCGCGGGGAGCAGACTACTCAGATCGACCAGTTTGAATCTCTTGCAAGAGTTATGGAGGCCTGCCAAGAGAAGAAATTAGCTTACCAGATTC GCCAGAATCACTTTGGAGTCACCAATGAGAACAAGACCTTGCTCATCAGTGAAGAACAACACATGGAGGGGTTGGGTG AAGTTCAGCTCAATGTGTCCCATGCCAACAAGCTGGTTAGGGAAGAAGCCCAAGGCAGGCTGCAAGCTGTCCTAGAAGCAGGTATTTCAGAGACTTGTGTGGTACTATCTCCCGGAGGGGAAATAGCAGAATTTGTCAAAGGGCTAAAGGAATGTAGCCTGTTTTTCAAGCGTCACTCAGCTATGGTTAAGTCCCTCGAGAAGACCATAGGACGAGATGGAATGTACAAGTTGATTGGATTCACCGTGGATTCTATCCACTTCCATGTGAAGGTGTATACCATAAAAGGGCTACGTGCCCTACAAATGGACATCCAAAGTGGCCGCATCGGACATGAGCTTGGCAAGGTACTTCTCTCTGAAAAAACCAAGCAGCAGTTTACAGAAGACATTGTTTTAGATGTTACTTCGGAAGGCGGTGCTTGGAATCTCCTTTCATCTGCAGTCAATGATCTGCTTCCATCGAACACTAGTCCGTCAACAGAGTTAGAGCCGAGGCAAGAATTGAAAGTAGACAGAGCCCCGCCGATTGATCTCCTCTCATCTGAGAAACGAGATGTTGAGCAAGCCACTGTCCATTACCAGGAGGAAGAGGATTCTGAAGTCCAAAGTGGTAGTGATTCTTTGTCAACACCCAAAGAAGGTTCTTCAAGGCCATTTCATTCACCAAGTAGACGAGAGATGTCAAGTGATGTTACGCTGAAAGGAAGAGATGCGGAAACGCACGTGGAGACACCATCAGCAG GTGAAGCACCAAGAAGGATGGAAGACTGGACAGAAGAAGAGGTGGCAGTCTGGCTGAAAACTGATGTACATTTTTCAGATGAAATTGTGTGTAAGTTTGAAGGGGTAGATGGTTACACATTGGTGCGGTATACCAGTGATGAATTAAAAGAAGATCATGGGCTTGCCCCAGGGTATTATAGAAGACTGCTAAAAAAGAGGCAGGATTACCTTGAAAAAGAACAGATGCGTTTGGAAACCACTCCCAAATATGTATCTTCTAAGATTAGGTATGGTAACTCAAGGGACAGCACATCGGAGAGTGTACCTAGCCCTGTCATAGTAGATTCTTCCCCTTCTCCATCCATATCCTCAGATGCTAATGAAAAGTTTCAGCAATCAGAATACATGCAGATATCATCTTCACTAGCAACATGCAATGTCAGTGATGAAGGTaagaaacagaccacaatatctGCTTCTCAAACAGTAGAACCTGATGCATCATTTGATGTTGGAGAGTCTACTCAGGACATGGAGCCAGAATGCAGCCCATCTATTACTTCCTCACCACCAAATGCAGCAGAAGTGGTTTCACCATTGCCCCAGTGTGGGTATCCAGAAGTGCCTGAAGATTCCAGGCTTCTAGAAATTACAGGCAAGAAAGAAGCCACAATAGCTGCTTCTCAGACGGAAGACCCTGATACATCTCGATATGCTGTAGAGTCTACTCAAGGCATTAAGCCAGGATGCAGCCCTTCCGTCACTCCCTCAAGAACAAGTGCAACAGAAGTAGATTCAACATTGCCTTTATATGGTCATCCAGAAGTACAGGAAACCCTACATTCTTCATCTGAGACTGCAGGGATGGAGGAAAACTCAAATACAGAGAAAAGGCTTACCAATCTTCTTCTTGGGTCTGACAAAGGTGAACTTGATTCATCCTTTTATCCAGTTCTGGTTGTGAACACGCCCTCTCAACTGATGAATTCTGCAGAGGTTGGGGACCAGTTTGGTTTCATGGCTTCTGTCAACTGGAATGCTGTCTTTGATTGCAATGCAGATTCCAACAAGGTAGGGCTCTGCCAGTATGTGAATCAGAGGAAAACTATCAAGATCTTGAATGCAGATAAATTCACAGAGACCAAGGATGTAGATGAGCTCAGAGAGGGAATCGACTTTCCCGAGATTCCTGTATGGGTATTCCCTAACGGTCGGAATGATGTGAATGTGAAGGGAATggacaagttgtcagatataGACTGGATGAGAGAGAGATCGCATGCAGTCCTAAACACTGTCCGGTTCTTCTCTGACCCTGGTGTCATTCCACCAGGCAGAGCTGTTGTTGTGTTCCTTCTTCTTTCATACTCCGATATCATGGTGATGACTCAGTTATTCAGGGAGTTCTACACTTCCAAATCCTTCCGAGACCTGAAACGTTTCACAATCATTGCAGAGGATCGAAGTGTAATGCATAGGTGGATTCAGCATCTTGAAAGTCAGAGCATTGTTTCAAGCAAGACTATGATGGAAAGATGTCTTGGGGGAGTGAAATGGCAAGAGATCAACACATATATGATGAGACTTCTAGGATCCTGTGAAACTGGTTTGCCAGTTCTTCCAATGGTTCGTAGAGGACAGTGTGAGCTCATGAAGAAACATCAGAGTCAATGGTCAGACATAACAGTCTTAGCAAAAAATGAGTGTGAAAACACATCTATGGATGAGAGTAACCCAAATTTCTTGGATTTTGTTCAAGAGAAAGAGTCTCGATTCTACCAAGGCCATGGGGTTGACTGGTGGAATTTCTATCTCTCAGAAGATAAGTTTAATAGAGGCAAGGGGTACAATCATGTGTTGAAGCGCCAGAACTATACAAGACTACATGATAGTGTTCTGAAAATTCTTGCCTCCCCAGGCAAGAAAGTTGACCACATTTCCATGGCAACTGTCTTTCATGAACCAGGTGCAGGAGGCACAACCGTAGCAAAGAACCTCTTGTGGGACTTCCACCAAGACTACAGATGTACAGTTGTCAATAGGGTTACCAATGACACTGTGACTCAGATTGTAGCTTTTCACAAATATGGGTACGAGGAAGGCCAAAAGCCAGGACCCGTTGTCCTTCTCTTTGAAAACTTGGAATCTGAGATCATGCGGTCATTTCTGATAAGCCTGGAAAGAGAAACTAGGTATTTAGAAGACAATGGAGTGGCTTTTGTACTCATCCATTGCAAAAGGACATCAGAACCTCAACTTCTTCTGAAAAAGGAAAAATCGAAGTTATGTGTTTGTATCGAACATAAACTAACAAACAGAGAGAAATGTTGGTTCACAGAAAAGACCAAAGATCTAGAGAAAAGGAAAGTGTTCAGTGAAGAAAGTACTCCTCAACTCCTTCTTGCTTTCATGGTCATGAAAAAGGAATGCGCCCCAGATTACTTGAAAGATGTTGTCAAGGCCATCCTCCCACGTGTCGACTCAAAATCCAACAAGTCACTTCTAAATGCTGTCAATCTGTTGAAGTATATTGCTGTAGTGCAGTTGTACAACCCTGATTTTGCTATGCCTGTTTCAGCCTgtgatggtttcatgcaaactCGATATAGAATCACATCCACAGGTCAGCATCGAACAGTAGGCCCCTGGGAGAAAGATAGGGAGCCAGTTCTGAACCTTCTTCTCCTTGAAGAATTCATTCAAGATATCGATGGCTGTGTCAAAGGCCTTACAGTTGTACATCCTGTTATTGCAAAGGAGATAGTGCATCAACTAGGCGAACAATTCCAACAACGCCCAGCTGACATGATTCTTGAACTTCTCGAAAAGTCAACAATACTGGATACTTTATCTTACAGCAAAGGCTACATTCAGAAGGTCTGCCGAGATTTGATGGTAAGGAGACTGAAAAAAGAGTATGGAGATGATAAAGATACTGACTTTGCACCATTTATTGAAGATGTTTATGAAGAGGATAGAGAGAAGGCATTCAAGATCATGGAAGTTGGtatcaagaaattcaaagaTCCATTCATTGCACAGCAGAAGGCACGACTCCACAGCAAAAGGGAGGATGACTCGGATAATGCTGAAAAGGCAATTGATATTGCACTTGGCATTGTTAGCAATAACTCGTACTTGTGGGACACTAAAGGGATCATTTTGCGGCAGAAGATGATAAAGTATGAGCGCAGGGGAGACCAGGAGTTCTTCAATGACCATGAAATGCAGGAGTTGCTGGATGTCTTCAAGGAATCTTGTTTAGCATTTCAAAAAGCACAGAAGGCAATGGAAGAGGAAACACGAAGAAGAAATTATGCTGGGTTTGTAGGTGAGATCTTCTGTATCTCAAAACTCCTGGAAATTGTGGAACAAAGGGTGAGACCTTTCTGCTACAGGAGTAAAGGGTTGGAGACTCTGAGGAGGTATCTAATGACAGAATTTATCCCTTCAGAGCTCAACCTACCTTCACTTCGTGAATTCAGTGATACTATGAAATCACTGTCCGGGAGGATTGACATATTACTTGACCGTTTCACTGACTACTTGTCTCAGTGTGCACAACAACGATTCAGTGGATCCTCATACAGACTCTATGATGATAAATTGGAGAAAATCTACACCACCAGGAACCAATACTTTGCTGTATCTGAGAAGATGCATTACACTGTTGAGACTGCATATGCAATGAGGCGATCTGAAGTGAAAATGATGAATGCAGATGGATACCAACATATCTTTGACATGGCCTCGCAGCAGAAAGTAAGAAAACTTAAGAACGTTCAAGCTTTGCTCAGACAAAACCTTGGTGGCCCAAGTCTCTTTGACATCAGAAACTATGTCTTTACCATTTTTGCCTTGTCTGTCTGTTCCAATGAAGAGTTAAATGAAGAGGATGCAAGAAAGTCAGTGAACATCCTGAAGACGATGGAGGCTGAACAGGGTAGTGGGTTCTATGGCTTGTTCTTTGAGATGCTCTTGAATTGGCCAGATGGAACACCCGGAAAAAGAATCGTGCCAATCGGAATGACAATTAAGCAGCTGGAAATCATGTGGAAAGAGCGATACCGCAATAGGGAGTTCGCAGACTCAAGACACAACCTCCCCAGGCGATCAAAAATTCGTCAAAACCACAGCCCTTTAAAGGCTTCAACAGAGTTTTATCTTGGACTCGAGAGCAGAAAGTCACGATTTGTCCATCGGAAGTCTATTGGAAGGATCACCTATGACATATGGAAAGAAGATTCTATCAAGAAGAGACTCAAGAGGTTAGATGGTGTCCTGGACAGCAAGCACTTTGTCCTGTATAACCCAGATGGAGAAGAACCAATGAAGATTCCTCTGTCCCTACCCATCAAGGGTCTCCCTAGCCAAGAACCTGTTCAGTTCTACCTAGGGTTCTCATTTGCTGGCCCCTTGGCATATGACGTAGTGTACAAGGACAACAGGGAGACTCCTTTCATTGCAAAGGAGAGTTCTGCAAACTATCCTAGCTATGTTAATGAACTGCATGATATTGAGGAAGGGTCTGGTAGCTATGAATTCTAA